In the genome of Paenarthrobacter ilicis, the window GATGGCCTTCTGTCCAAGGCGAACCATCCACTCGGGGAAATCCAGCACGGGCTGACCGTTAACGTCCGTGGCTTCCCGGGTGTATTTGTAGGGTTGCCAGTGCCATCCCAGGCACACGGTCCGGACCGACATCTTGTGGCCCCCGGGGAGGGTTGCTGCCCGCAATGGAACCGGCCCACGCGTCCATTCACCAAATCGGGCCACTATCCAGCGCTGTTGTTCCGCGGTCAACCAGCCGGGAATGTGGACCGCACCCGGGGCAATCAGCCGCGGTCCGGCGTCGTGCAGGTCCGGGTGGACCAGTTCCAGCGGGAAGAGGGCATCGTCCGTCATGCCGTCTCCAAGGTCAGCAACATGTGCTTGGCTTCGGGACCGCCCACGTAGCCTCCGGAGTTGCCGTCAGAGCGCACCACACGGTGGCATGGGAGGATCACCGGCAATGGGTTGGTGGCACAGGCAGTGCCCACGGCGCGTACGGCGTTGGGGCTGCCCGTTGCGCGGGCTACGTCCGCGTAACTCTGGGTATGGCCGTAAGCGATCCGGGGAAGATGCTGAAGGACATTGAGGCGGAAGCCCTTGGAGAGGCGGAAATCGAGCGTCAGATCGAAGAGCCGGCGCCGGCCGGCAAAGTATTCCTCCAACTGCACGGCTGCATCCTCCAACCGCGCCGGGGCCTCAAGGATTCTGGGACTCAGTGTGTTGGCCAGGGCCTGGAGGACGTCAGAGTGGCCTTCCCGTTCGAAAGCCACCCGGACGATTCCACGATCCGTGGCGGCCAGGAGCAATTTGCCTACCGGGGAATCGACCACACGGTAGGAAACATCCAAGGTGTGCAG includes:
- a CDS encoding methylated-DNA--[protein]-cysteine S-methyltransferase, producing MTVLDPHTDHAEVEALLEPLTGELEPALASLHARLARDAQLLHTLDVSYRVVDSPVGKLLLAATDRGIVRVAFEREGHSDVLQALANTLSPRILEAPARLEDAAVQLEEYFAGRRRLFDLTLDFRLSKGFRLNVLQHLPRIAYGHTQSYADVARATGSPNAVRAVGTACATNPLPVILPCHRVVRSDGNSGGYVGGPEAKHMLLTLETA